Below is a genomic region from Anoplopoma fimbria isolate UVic2021 breed Golden Eagle Sablefish chromosome 20, Afim_UVic_2022, whole genome shotgun sequence.
CGTGTCATGTGTCATGGCACACTTTGAAGGGCACAGGAAGGATGTACTTGGAAAGAAGTGTGGTACAGCTCCTTACAAGCTCAGGGAACCCCTTTTCTGGCTGGGATAAATATGTTAGGCCTTCCTTTCAAATATCAACtattattgttgtgttttaagcGTAAGGGCTGTTTAACAGAACTTTGTGTTTGGGGAAGTTGTTAATCTTCATAttcaaaaacaattttattaattaattacacacacacaaacacacacacacacatgcaataaCACGTACACAAAACATGCCACATTTCCTTATAAAGGTATTTAACCTAGAGTGCCTATTTGCTTCAGATTATAGCAAATCAAGGCTTTAAAATGGAATCAAATAGATAACAGAATAATAACTCAGACATCTCCTTCCACAACCTAACAAGGGATAGGTAGTATCACTTGTCCTCCATCTGTGAATGCAAGCATTGTGCAAACAGCTCCTGTAACTTCCTcattcacatttgtggtttttgaCTGAGACAGCAACCTCCTTGTATGCTTCACATGACATTTGCTGTCTGCCTTCATTTTCGATCGAAGCGCACCGAGGCAACAGTGATGGCAGACTCGACTGCTTTGCCACTTCAAGAATTGATTGCTTCGTTGGACAACTCTTGTCTGCCAAGAATTCTGCAAGTTTGCTCTGGAGTGTATTTCCAAGGTAGGCATTTGttcattgtgaactgaaacttTGAGGGCAGATGAGGACAATAGAGATTAGAGATTATCTGAAGAGATTAGAATGGTACAGATCGTAACCTGTGTGGATTTCTGTTTTGTGATAGTTTATATCTATTGCATAcattaatatcaatatattatGCAAGTTTACTACTTTTATCAACCCCAAATCAGACGTTATTGTTGCCAAATAAGACTGTGAGCATTTGTTTAaattgaaagtttttttttactcatgatTGGTAATTAGAAATATTTCATATTAGAATAGGATTGAGTCAAGAAAGAATGTTATTTATATCTGATGTATCTGCTCATTACTGATTTTGTTATTTAGTTCCTTCTTTGGTCAAACTCTCAATCTCTATTTCAGGGTCTATATATGAACTCTCTGGGAGTGAAGTGTGCTTTTCTACTGGAGATCTAATAAAGGTCATTGGCATTGAACTCCTATCAGTTTGCTGTGAAGACATCAGCAACAATGAGAAGTTTGAGTTGCCTATCAACCACAAAGGTAAGTCTTTAGACTAAGATTCCTGTGAGAACGGCTAGTTTTGTTTCATAGCTGCCCACTGACGCTTGGTGCTGTTTCTCAGGTCTGTTCAAGGTTGTTCCAGAAGACATGCCATACAGTTCACTCGAGGAGATGGTGAGCCTGAGACCTGTGGAACTGGAATCCTGCCTTCCCTTCACCTTCACCAGCCTCTCCAAGATAACCGTTGGAAATTTCACACTGGGAGCCGATAGAGTTTTGACGGTGCTCTCCATCGAGCGGCATGAAGGCAGGGAGGATCAAGTGCGCTGCCATGTTCGGGGACAACAAGAGGCCTCTGCAGAAGTGTCTATCCCAATTTCTTCCCAAGGGGAGTTCAAGGAGTGTGAAAGCGAGGAGCGCTTCACTCTGCAGGAGATCATGTCGTCGCCCTGCCTGCGCAGTCGAAAGTTCCGCTTCATCAACACCACCAAGTGTGAACGGGCCCTTGTCCTCAGCCCAATATACCAGATCCAGGCCATCATGAGCAGTGAGAATAACTTATCttcaatttttatttgaaaagagtTAAAGTAACCTGCATCTTGCAAACATAATGgttattattttcacattatttatctGATTCaaatttattaacatttttggtGTGTAAATTAACCCTTACCCACACCCATTTCTtaagttgttgtttgtttattcatatgTCGTTAAGGTGACGGCATATCTGCcccttcctttttctctttcacttctactttttcaacaaaaaaaaaaatatatatatatatatattttttttttttttaaatagcgtTAATATCCTTATGCCTTTGATTATGATaatcattatttgtattataattgTTCTTCTTTTCTCATTGTGGGGCAATCACAATGCTGATTTATACCTCACTACTTGAGAGGCAAATATTGCACATTTACCACTACATTTATCTCCCAGTTTATAGTAAGCTGTTATGTGGAGGGTAAGATCCTAAAATCCCAATGATGATCTCATTAATCAGTATCATCAGTACTTTTGCTTATAGTAAATGCTCTGAATATATCTTCCGTCACTGAGGAAGCACACTGTACTTCATCAAGTGCCTCTATTACATTTCCTAACATAATTTCTCCAAAAATGTTTGTACAGTGAGGAAAAACATCTTGAAGTTTCCGTCCAGCTTAGAGGTGGATGTGTTCGATGTCACCGAGATCAGCGACGATGTGAATTTTGTGACCCCGCTCAATCTGCCGGAGGTCTTTTCCCAGCCGGATGAATCCTTCCCTTCAGTAGTAGAGATATTGGAGGGCCCAGAGACCCGCTCTCTGTTCAAGTGCAGCTGGCTGCCAGAACTAAGCAAGAACAGACACCTGATTTTCCACAAGATAGGAACCTCTGCCATGATTGTACTATCCAGCCTGAAAAGCCGAAAGACACAGCAGTACTTCCTGGTATCTCAGCAATATGGTGGACGATTTCGGAGGCGGCCAAGGGAGTTTAATTCAGTGTACGAGCTGTATGTCGCTTCAACCCAGGCACCGGGTCTGAAGGTGAGTGTAACAAAGAGCTGTGAGGAATATGAGGAGGAAGGCCTGCCTGCCCTCGGTGTGGGCGAACAACTGGAGGTTCTTCGCTGCGAAAGGATGGAGTTGCCTTGTGAAAGCAGCAAGGGACAGAAACAGTCCGTCGAGGCTCTTTTGTGTCAGCGTCTCCAAGAgccagatgatgatgatgatgacgatgatgatgatgatgataaagagGCGGTCAAGCagaaggatgagagagaggagattatTCTGCCTCTGTACATGCAGGGTCACTTTGTGGAGGTAATAGCTGATAACAAGAAGTACCGAATCAAAGACTTGGGTAAGGAGTTTAGTTTGCCGCTGGATGTGAAAGTGGTGAGCCGGGACACCGAACTCGAGACTGATCCACTGGTTGGGTTTTCATGTCTCAGAATAGAGGGGGCCATGATAGAGCCCACCATCCAGGCAAGCTTTCTGCACAGGCCAGACCACTGTTTCGAGATCCCAACCCAGTGGCTCTCTATGTCCGTGTGTTTTACCAAGGACGCCCTGCCATGGCCCAGCGGTGATCCACCCAAGTGCCATGTGGATCGGGTTACTGAGGTGACAGACACCTTCTTTTATGAATTTCGCAAACAGGGGAACTCCGATGAAGCTCCTCCACCTCGACCACCAAAGCGTAATCTGTCATCTTCAAAGTCTTGCAAAAaatcaacaaagaaaacatccaagggaGTCAAGTCCAAGCCCAGACCAGAGAAAAGCGCCCCGACCAAGGAGTTGGCCGATTTGACTTTACATAAGAAAAGAAGGCCCccagctccacctccaccagtAAGTATGGCTTTTCATACATATGACATTGCAGCAAACTATTTAGAATCTATTGCGGTCGTCGTTTTGTTCACCATGTCACTTGTCTTATGTTACTGTGTAAAAACACCAGCGCTACTTCTATATCAGACAAAACAATTTCTCACAATGTGACTTTCAGGAAATCTCAAACCGGTGGGAAATGAGAGGCAATGCAAATACATGATGCTTCCACTTTTTGCTGTGGTTAAGAAGTAGTGcgtataataaagtttaatgtttTCTGACTTCCTCTTGTCGTGCAGGCTATTTTGGGTGATGAACCTCCACCCGTTGTACCCCGAAAGCACTCAGTGGCTGAAATGACAACAGGCAAGGCTCTGCCAAACACGTATGTGGAAAGGGAGGAGTCGATTAAAAAAGGTGAAGATCACATTTTTATCCGATAGATTCCAGTCATACTGGCAACACTTAAAGGATAATTCTGACATTATTGTATAATTTTTAttaagaccaaaaccaacaatacttacaataaaaaaaaatgctaatttactAATTAATACATAGGGACGCTGTAGTTTGTAATTAATGTTACTCCATGATGCGTTTGTTCGGGACTACTGTCAGATACAGATTGATACACATTTGATAATAGGTATTTATAGGGTTGATGCTAAATCACTAAAGTGTTCATGTAGGAGAAATGAAGTAGAAAAACattggtttttttaatttatatttatggaCAACAATAGAGCTCTATGACAGAAGCTATACCAGGCTTTTTAATGCACCCTCATGCTGTTTGTGAGATAAAATACTAAGAacttaaaatattcaatattacTGATTGATTACCTGTTCCCCTTCTTCTTCAGTGCAATTGTGTGAATCTGAAGATGAGGACAGCGACCATGACTATGAAATTGTGGATGACACTTTCACAATGGTAGTGAAGAAAGCACAAGAGAATGCCATGCATTACTAAAGTTTGTAAAACCGCAGCAGAAAAATATCCCATATACAGTAGTGGCAGAAATTAAGAATGACTAGGTAGATTGTCTTATTGCTGTTTGTAATCTCTCTTATCTTGAATAACTCTGTTGTATTGTAGCAATGtggtatatatttaaatgtgtgagaCTTTACAGTCCAACAAAGAAACCTGTCCATGAATTCCTAGATATTGTTGAAACTCATTgggatttaatttaattttcaaacTCTACAGGAATATTTCCTGTTGAAATTCTTTATCACTTCATCCTGACGCTGTATCACAAACTGTAATTGAACAAATACTACCATTTGTGGTATTTAATGTGATAGTATTTgtagaaatgtgaaaaaggtACACATAAAAGTACATGTGTACGTTTTGTTCAAACTTGTCACCAAATCTTGGTTCTAACCATATggtaatgtttttatatatttttttgtgtcggCAAAGCTTGTAGTTTTGCATAAATTACCATTATACTGTGCAATTTCTTTTGCAGTTTTTGTATATAGTCCATCCTGGAACGTCAGCAACACATTCCAGTATAAGTACAGTCTAATCACAACACCACAAACAGCCTTGAAAATGACCAGAGTTGAATCATTGCCTTGTTACCACAGAATAATGCATATTTATAAGCTTTACAGAGGTGTTACATTTTATAGAATAGGCATTTGATGGATATAGCAACCTCATATAGTATCAGCGTATGCATACAAACTTTAAACAGGAAAGGCTATAACCAGTCTGGGAGGCACGAGTCTTAATTAAGTAAGTTTCTCACACGCATGGCTATGTGTTAGTACAATAGCAGAAGCTCTACCAGCAAACTTAACATACGAGAATACAAAAAGATGCCACACAAAGTATCAAATCCTGTATTGACTTATTTATCCCATTGAAATGATGGTTTTGACTCACTGCCTAGAAAGATCAAAATAACAAGTTCGTTTTGCATTCATTATGAACCATCGCCATTTCTTTAAAGGTTGGaaccatttatttaaattacaaacgTACTGTAGATTTTggttttatattgtatttatgacATTTAGCATCACTAATAAAGTGGCTTCCTAATCAACTAATGCCTATgtggtttatttaaatttgattcaAAGCTGTGAACCAGTGCAACCTGGTTGACAGATGTGTTGTTGTACATTTCTGAATCCTGCTCAAACTGAATCTGCCACAGGTGGACTTAAATCAAGGCAAACATCTGAAGTGTGACCCTAAGATACAGGATGCAAAACTCACTTTGTGGTGGCACAGCTATTTTAcacatgtaaattaaatatatatatatttatatctaaataAATTTGCAGAAGTTTCTTGTTCGTCATGGGAAACGGGGGTTGTGATTGTCTCAAGTTAAGGTTAAGTAcaacaaaatgtggaaatggAAAATTC
It encodes:
- the themis2 gene encoding protein THEMIS2 — protein: MADSTALPLQELIASLDNSCLPRILQVCSGVYFQGSIYELSGSEVCFSTGDLIKVIGIELLSVCCEDISNNEKFELPINHKGLFKVVPEDMPYSSLEEMVSLRPVELESCLPFTFTSLSKITVGNFTLGADRVLTVLSIERHEGREDQVRCHVRGQQEASAEVSIPISSQGEFKECESEERFTLQEIMSSPCLRSRKFRFINTTKCERALVLSPIYQIQAIMSMRKNILKFPSSLEVDVFDVTEISDDVNFVTPLNLPEVFSQPDESFPSVVEILEGPETRSLFKCSWLPELSKNRHLIFHKIGTSAMIVLSSLKSRKTQQYFLVSQQYGGRFRRRPREFNSVYELYVASTQAPGLKVSVTKSCEEYEEEGLPALGVGEQLEVLRCERMELPCESSKGQKQSVEALLCQRLQEPDDDDDDDDDDDDKEAVKQKDEREEIILPLYMQGHFVEVIADNKKYRIKDLGKEFSLPLDVKVVSRDTELETDPLVGFSCLRIEGAMIEPTIQASFLHRPDHCFEIPTQWLSMSVCFTKDALPWPSGDPPKCHVDRVTEVTDTFFYEFRKQGNSDEAPPPRPPKRNLSSSKSCKKSTKKTSKGVKSKPRPEKSAPTKELADLTLHKKRRPPAPPPPAILGDEPPPVVPRKHSVAEMTTGKALPNTYVEREESIKKVQLCESEDEDSDHDYEIVDDTFTMVVKKAQENAMHY